The following coding sequences lie in one Primulina huaijiensis isolate GDHJ02 chromosome 2, ASM1229523v2, whole genome shotgun sequence genomic window:
- the LOC140963965 gene encoding cytochrome P450 89A2-like codes for MAVWFLIFVSLCIAAIVSFLFNPSKKKLPPGPPSLPLIGNLIWLRRSVFELESVLRRLKTRYGPLITVTIGPRKLIFVAGHSLAHSALIQQGAVFSDRPPPLYTSKILNRTQKSINSAAYGSTWRLLRRNLTHEILHPTRVKCYSSSRRWVLSILINRLLDASKSESSTKVIDHFQYAMFCLLALMCFGDKLQETQIKEIESVQRGLLLGFRRFYVLNLLPRLGKIVFRKRWKEFIRLRLEQENVFVPLIRSRFQAKHQQRESNQQEDDEALLAYVDTLVDLQLPEENRKLDESEMVSLCSEFLAAGTDTTATALEWIMANLVKYPHIQAKLHNEIISVVGESRSSQQQMIEEEDSQKMPYLKAVVLEALRRHPPSHLVLPHKVTHDVELNGYLIPRSATVNFLVAEMGWDPKVWEDPMEFKPERFLPTSSGEAFDITGSREIKMMPFGAGRRICPGSALALLHLEYFVANLIWNFEWIPVEGDNVDLSEKQEFTTVMKNRLCARISPRI; via the coding sequence ATGGCGGTCTGGTTCTTGATCTTCGTTTCTCTGTGCATCGCCGCCATTGTGAGCTTCCTTTTCAACCCGTCAAAGAAAAAGTTGCCGCCGGGACCACCGAGTTTGCCTCTCATCGGCAATTTGATATGGCTCCGCCGCTCTGTTTTCGAGTTGGAATCCGTCCTCCGCCGCCTCAAAACTCGATACGGTCCTCTCATTACGGTGACAATCGGTCCTCGCAAGCTCATATTCGTCGCCGGCCACTCCTTGGCCCACAGCGCCCTCATCCAGCAAGGCGCCGTCTTCTCCGACCGTCCGCCTCCCCTGTACACGAGCAAGATTTTGAACAGAACCCAGAAGTCGATTAACTCCGCCGCGTACGGCTCCACGTGGCGTCTCCTACGTCGCAATTTAACCCACGAGATCCTTCACCCGACTCGGGTTAAATGCTACTCAAGCTCCCGCCGATGGGTTCTTTCCATTCTAATCAATCGTCTCCTGGATGCGTCGAAATCGGAATCCTCTACGAAGGTAATCGATCATTTCCAGTACGCCATGTTCTGCCTGCTGGCGCTCATGTGCTTTGGAGACAAGCTCCAGGAGACGCAAATCAAGGAAATTGAATCGGTGCAACGAGGATTACTTCTGGGTTTCCGCCGATTTTACGTGCTCAATCTGCTGCCTCGACTGGGGAAAATTGTGTTCCGCAAACGGTGGAAGGAATTCATTCGACTGCGGCTGGAACAGGAGAACGTGTTTGTTCCACTTATCAGGTCCCGCTTCCAAGCCAAACATCAACAAAGGGAATCTAATCAGCAAGAAGACGATGAAGCACTGTTAGCATATGTGGACACTCTGGTAGATTTGCAACTTCCCGAAGAAAACAGGAAACTGGATGAATCGGAAATGGTGAGTCTATGCAGCGAATTTCTCGCCGCGGGCACCGACACCACAGCCACCGCATTGGAATGGATAATGGCTAATCTTGTCAAATACCCCCACATCCAAGCCAAGCTTCACAACGAGATAATCAGCGTCGTGGGAGAGTCGAGAAGCAGCCAGCAACAGATGATTGAGGAAGAGGACTCGCAGAAAATGCCATACCTGAAAGCAGTGGTATTAGAAGCCTTGCGGCGGCACCCACCGAGCCACTTGGTTTTGCCACACAAGGTGACACACGATGTCGAATTAAACGGCTACTTGATCCCTCGTAGTGCTACGGTGAATTTCTTGGTGGCGGAAATGGGTTGGGACCCGAAGGTGTGGGAGGATCCGATGGAATTCAAGCCGGAGAGATTCTTGCCCACAAGTTCTGGAGAGGCTTTCGATATAACAGGGAGCAGAGAGATCAAGATGATGCCATTTGGTGCTGGAAGGAGGATTTGTCCAGGCTCTGCATTGGCTCTTCTTCATTTGGAGTACTTTGTGGCCAATTTGATCTGGAATTTCGAGTGGATTCCTGTCGAAGGTGACAATGTAGATCTTTCCGAGAAGCAAGAGTTCACCACTGTCATGAAGAATCGGCTGTGTGCCCGAATCTCTCCCAGAATCTGA